Sequence from the Chelonoidis abingdonii isolate Lonesome George chromosome 1, CheloAbing_2.0, whole genome shotgun sequence genome:
ctgaacaatgcaagctcatatgAAGTCTGTCCTTTTATCAGTGGAAAATGACATGCACCAGCCtggttatcccaaatggagtttccaacACACTTGAATCCAAACACACTGATTAGATAAACAATAAACCAAGATTGTTAACTATGGGGGAAAAGAAGATTTCAAGTGACTAAGGtagtgaggcataaaagtcagaattggttagaAAAGAAATACAAGATAAAAACTAGTGTCTAAGTTAACAAGCTAAAACGGATTGAAAGCAAATGTTTCTCACCCTGTGCTGAGACAGGCTGGCTTTCCTTTCAGCCAGGACTCCCTCAACCCGCCCCTGCTGCTCAAGTGCAGCTCTGCTGGAGTTATCctgagcagagggaaaggagggagagagtcTCAAGCATTTTCCTCACCTTTCTGTAGTTCAGTCCTTTACTAGAAACGGCTTCAGTCTCAGCTGAGTCGGGGTGCCAGGCTGTCTGTTGTAGATATGAGCTTCAAGTGGACCCTGTGATGGAATGTAAATGTCTTCTTCACACCTTCCCCTGCCGGAGAATGGCTATTTGACCAGCTATTTGCCTtgctgtctctgaggaactgggtTGTGGGTGTTTCCAGAATTGTAACTTTTTCAGTAATGTCATACTGTAAAATCTCATTTACTTACAGTGATGCTACACATTTTATCAGGAGGATAATATTCAGTATAttgtgttttcaaatgatacctcacaagccaTACTATGTACAAAATTGGTCATAATTTTTTAGAAGAGTGAACATAGGGTACAGACTGAcactgtgtctgtctgtgtgtgttccCAGCAGATATATGGGTATTTCAGTCCCTCTGAAGCAAAGTGTTTGGCATCTTCAATGACCTGGGGAGCTGGGCCTGGGAATTCACCATTTTACTGagtgtgacactgtatggaattgTGAGATACTTTGTATtgctattttattaataaaatgattgCAATGAGTcgtgctagatatgccatgtaaggtgtCAGGGAAAATGTTAAGATTTTCCAAGTATGATCATTTTGTTTCTATatttgtatcatctttgtattgtGAATTATCGATATGTAGGGTATATGTGTATTTCCCGACTTGTGCtatgtttctgggtgacacccccagacataTTGGTATCAGCGCTGCCTAGCCTGTTTAATGGCCCGTCTAGGgtcatcagctgtacaatgaacccatGGAAAGAACTAAGGGGATACACCTATTGAGTCAGCAAGACATGCAGGGATATGCctgtgtgggggagtcagggccctgcaccctcacttcctgtgacaggaacacagtcccaaacagAGATTGTAGGTACAACcgggacccctcagtcaggtcccttgggggagggggcaaagagcTTAGACCTCAGCCTTGGGgttccctctgcttccccagaCTGCTGCAAACTGAAAACTCCCTCCAGCAGTCTCACCCAGTCTTGTGAGCTCCTTCTCCagtctttgtccagtttcctgggcaaaggtgtcacctggtgCTAGcctccctcctggctcaggtcacatccctcaagtgaagtcaccccctgctatcccatcccTAATGCAGCTAATCCCAGTAAAACTCCCCTCCAACATTCCCAGATCAATCTGCCACACTCTCTATTGTGTCATGTCTTTCCCCCTCTTTGAGACTGAACTGAGCAGCGTCACTCtgaccagtgacctggggaagttcagtgCCACCTCTCTGGAACAACGCATCCACTATCATGTTGGCACTCTCCTTCCCATGGATCCCGTCCATATCATAAtcttgcaggagcaggctccacctcaggagcttgacTTTGGCTCCTTTCATCTTGTGTAGCTAGGTCAGGAGAGAGTGGTCTGTGTACACGGTGAGGTGTCACCCAAACAGGTATGGCTCtagtttcttaagggcccacaccacaGCCAGGCATTCCCTCTCGATGGCCACGTAGTTTTGCTCCTGGGAtagcaacttcttgctcaggtacgCAGTGGGGTACATCTCCCCCTTTTCATCATCGTGTATTAACACTGCCCCCAGTCCCCTGTCTGAGGGATCAGTGAACACCTtaaagggcttgtcaaagtctgggtttaCCAGAACTGGGCCACctaccagagcctccttcagcacaCAGAGAGCCATCTGGCACTCCCTGGTCCAGACCACTTTATCTGGCTTCCCTTTCTTGCATAGCTCAGTGATGGCGGCCATGGCTGCTGGGGTCATGGTGCCTTTGGTATTttctgggctcctcccagtccttTCCCTAGGAATAGGTAAGAGGGGTCCTGGGATGCCCTAGGCAGCCATCTGACCACTCCCAGATGGTACAGATACTGGTGCCTGCCCTTCATCTGctgggctgcttccctcagagacagggatggGCTCCTCCAACCgattctcctcctccagctgggcaatcagccaTTCTTTAGTGAGCCTCCCAATTCGCAGCCACCTTTGCCTGCACAGCTTGACTAGGTCACTCTTAAGGCGCTTCttatacatcttcctgctggccactcacaggcctgtgctctcagctccccacagtTTCCAGGAGGAAGCCCTAGTGTGCCAGACCTTTTCCAGTCACCACCTGTCTCCCAGGGTGAAGCTGCAGATGACTTTGCCCTGAGCCTGCTCACCACAGTCCCCAGGGGGACCCCATTACtgcaacagtccttctcgctggttACACACTCTCAGAGATTAAGTGTAGCTCCTCCGCCCCCCAAAACTGCTCCTTTCTGAATCTTCAGCATATTAGTCCCCATCAatcccttcgttttactgctcaccagtcacttactgcaggaagtgccatccacggggtgcagtacatcccaccACTGCCACAAGTTGTCAGGGAGTATGGAGGAGTCAGAGCCCTGCACCCTCACTTCCTTtcattcactgtgactctcagccagccagtaaacagaaggtttattagatgacaggaacacagtcccaaacagcttgtaggtacagccaggacccctcaggtCCCAGGGtgaaggggaaggaggcagggagttTAGACCCCAGCCTTGGGGTTCCGTCTGCTTCCCCAGACTACTCCAAACTGAAAACCCTCTCCAGCAGTCTCACCCAAACTTCCCCTGGCaactcctccagcctttgtccagttttctGGGCAAATGTGTCCAGTTCATCTGGCCCCAACCCcgctcctggctcaggttacaggctcaggtatcatCTCTCAAGTGAAGTCATCCCCTGCTATCCCATCCctaatgcagacagtcccagtaaaactccccagcgacattcccaggtcaatctgcCCCACTCCTTACTGCATCACAGCCTCTGTACTGAGAACTGCaaggcttttccatgccatgtgctgtgaagcGTGTGTTTTTGACACAGGAAGTAGAAGCTACAAGGCCAAAggaatataaagggcagctgcatcatctccattttgtcttcaaaccCTCTGGAGCTGTTACCCGgcgttctttcaacccaaagttcTTGGGAACTTtatgcgaggaggtgtcaggaaataaatcaggggagacacggccatccgaccgatagatggctggcacaaacaggacaacacaagagtgctttcactctcaagcacttacacacatctgcaacaagttagtaaaacacccccaacccttcataattaccaaagctgagtgtggttctcgagtgacacagcagcaggcttccggtggccaaatcttccgtcggccggtggggactgcaagatgtatccagaaaGAGACTCCAAAAGAGTCCTCAAacgagtccaactatctcaagctttttcccctaatttatacattagtaatagaatgacatatcCCTTAAATAAACCTTGTCAAGTTccagcaagaggttccttctgactATTGATTAACCAGATGTGggttttccagagtctgcagttCTGAGACCCCAATAAACATTCCTACTCTTTTTAACATGCATGTAtcaacaacttcaacaggagtcttatcaggaaggacgcggggtcaagctgccctctccgtggcacccaaaaccaccccctcctgccttggtcaagctgagtttgctgaatgatcaatttacagcttgctgactaggttgctttttaacaataagccatagtggttttaggcactttactggtttgccaaagtctccctgtacagtttaacttttctacaaactgaagccTTGAACAAAGGACAGAATGACCCATCCAAACTGTGGAAGTGTTCCAAatggactttcaagccagcaactcaccaatactgctaagaacctgatatatagATTTTGGAATGTATCTGACTCCTTTCCCATTTAACAAAtcccttcttttttctttcttttataataaacctttagtttagaTGCTAAAGGACTGGCAGGCAACACGGTATTTTGTGTAAGATCCAAACATATACCGACCTGGTGATGTGGCTGACCTTTTGGGGTCAGAAGAAGAGTTTGTCTATGCATGCAGAGTTCTTAAATAAcctctcactgtactggacctaggtgctgattgggaATCAGAGAACTCGGATGCAATAaatggggctgtgtgatttcttttttcagcttctcagTAATGAGTTTGGggaatcagaagcacagtttgtgacttttcggtgagtttaacttcagtgttaactgCCAGTTTTGAGAGCATCTGCTCTGCCTTtttcagcctgccctgacctttgCATTTTCAGTGAGGACTGACCCAGGCACACCAGCTCACACTAAGCACTGAAGTTaaatgaatagatttttttttaatgacaaagtTATGAAATCAAGTGAactcctttattttctttcatctgaGCAGGGTTACCAGTTTCCCAGCGTGATGTGATCTCAGAGCTGGAACAATGGGAAGAGCCAGTGGTCCCAGACCTCCAGggttcagaggaaagagagatccTGAGAGCTCCCTGCACAAGTGAGGAAACATTAAACCAACTCAGAATCTGTAAGTGCCTGAAGGAAACATCTGGGAACCCCTACAAAGCCCTTGGGAGCTCTGTCAGTTCATTATTGTCCCTAGAAGGGGTCATATCCTTGGGGTAAATTAGCTCATGGTTTCCTGTAGATCAGGCCTGCGCAACATGCAGCCCACATGGGCTCACGGTGCGGCCTGCAGGGGATGAGTAGGTGGGCTCATTGTGTGGCCTACAGGGGGCGAGTAGGCGTATGGGCAGGCAGTTGCAGGGCTGGTGTGCcggtggcaggggagggaggctaAGGAGGCGAGCTGTGGGttggtggctgacctgttctactgatctggtttGGCTCCCAtgccctctccaagggttgcagctgtctggaggtccTGCCTTCCACGCCTTCTCCATttacacctcattcattcaacagggcaattgattacgtagttgggggaagatcttattctacttctagcaaaaagacatttttcttttaccttaattatactaccttaggggcccactgtaacatattaccaaggttcagtACCGCTGTTTcagtggggcagcgctggggaaggaaggTTTGTTTCCATAGGGTGGccggtgctggggtgggggaagtattttggggggctgggtggcgctgggggCTGGGCACGGGGTGTAGTGTTTTGGGAGGCTTGGCGCTGGGGAGGGCGGTGGCTGGTAGGGtttttcggccctcagctgttttcttttggAGTAATATGACCCTCGCTGCTTTTTACGAGTTGTGTGGGCCTGCTGTAGATCCTAGTAGACACCAGGCCAGTAGCTTCTTCCCGTCCCCCTGTGATTTGGATGGGATGTGAAGGCCAAATTtgatccctccctcctctcctatTTGTGTTATGCTTATAATAAGCCATACATAGGATCTTTTTCAGGGAAAAGGCAATACAAACTGtgtttattgaagatacaacaattaaCATTATGCATTCAgtaacaccacacacacacgctgtccTGCCAGTCGATGTTacagttaccagtccagagtccagATCAATCTTGGGCCCAGCTAGGTAGACGGAGGAGAGCTGCATCACGTAggaggagctgggttctgttgGTTGCAACATGATTCTCCTGGGATGAGTCTTGGAGAGTGAtcccaaagtttcatggcaagtcaccctgtttatatagtgattttccttcattgcGACCAATGAGTTTGCAGCACTGAGTCATGCGTGTATCTATCATTGTTGTTTGACGAGTGCTTGtttcttaaattgtccttctCATCCTTTACTCTATCTTGTTCTTTCATCAAGTTCCTCAGGGAGTTATCCCAGGCTGGTTTTTGATCAGAGTACCACCCCACCTGCTtcttgtccccattgataggtcgcctgtctcatctttagagtTGTCATTCTACTCCTTTCACATTTCAATAGGGGTGTGTTGCAGCCTCCTGGCCTGCCCTTCGCATCTGTCTTTGGTTCCCTCCCTCGTACAGTTGTTTCAGCGATGGCCTACACACTTCTCTCTAATACACCTACATTTCTCATTCACAAAtacacaaaacagaatttaattTATACACcaaacattttgaacaggaacatcaaattgcatGCTATAAGAAAGAAAACACTCACGGCTGAAACGTGCGATTCTTTACTTATTTTAAACAATGCTAAAACCTACAACACAAATTGGTGACCTCAACGGTCTGTTACTACGCGCCTATTGAAATCAGtccagacacagattctggctgatgtatCTCTACCCCTTGggcccattaggccattcctttctttACTCAAAAAGGGTGGGGGCTGGCAGGATATGATCAGATCatacaccaatacatttaataaCATGCTACATTCGTATTCCTTTATCCTTCATTCCAAATTATATAAGAATACCAACCTAAAATCCTACAACTACATTTGGGGGAAGAGTTTGGGGAGTTCagttttcctgatttttatttgacCTCCCTCCAGCACTTGTTTTCAGTTTGGCCTCCCCCTTTCCATCCCTGTTGAGGTTTCTGTCTCTATCACAGCAGGTGACGCAATGGTATGTGGAGAGAAAGAGGAGCAGAATTCTCAGCAGGAAAATGTTGAGCAAGGTGGATAAATACAGAGCATTATCGCCGGAGATCAAAAAAGTAATTCGTGTCCAGGAGTTATGAGCAGGGAAACTCCTGTGAGATTCAGCAGAAATCAGAAAGAGATCACGGAAACCATCCAGGGGAGAATGTGGGTAAATGTATTTCCTGTCAGAGAACTCAGAAGGACCTCATGGAAACCACACACAGCAGGAAATCctcaagagaaagagaaaaaatacattcagtgagtgtgggaaaaacttaaGTGACTACTCAGTCATTACAAAGCATCAGAGAATCTGCACAGGGgtgaggccctatgaatgcagtgagtgtggaaaaTGCTTCACTAAGATATCAGCCCTTTCTGAACAttggagaatccacacaggagagaggccctatgaatgcagtgagtgtagAAAATGCTTCACTAAgagctcagccctttctgaacatcagagaatccacacaggggagaggccttatgaatgcagtgagtgtgggaaaaacttcacttACAGATCAGGCCTTTTTAACcatcagaaaatccacacaggggagagtccctatgaatgctgtgagtgtgggaaaaccttcaagtgcagctcagccctttctgaacatcagagaatACACACTGGGGAGaagccctatgaatgcagtgagtgtgggaaaaacttcactcAGAGAGCAGGCCTTTTTCTCCATCAGATAAGTCAcagaggggagaggccctatgtatgcaatgagtgtgggaaaactttcAGTCGCAGCTCACACCTTAttaggcatcagagaatccatacgGGGgtgaggccctatgaatgcagtgagtgtggggaaaGCTTCACTAACAGTTCAGCCCTTTCTGAACATcacagaatccacacaggggagaggccctatgaatgcagtgagtgtgggaaagaCTTCACTCGCAGATCAGGCCTTTTTCAACATctgagaatccacacaggagagaggccttatgaatgcagtgagtgtgggaaaaccttcactaGCAGCTCAGCCCTTTcagaacatcagagaatccacacaggggagaggccctatgaatgcagtgagtgtgggaaaagattAAATAACAGCTCAGacctttctaaacatcagagaatccacacaggggagaggccctatgaatgcagtgagtgtggaaaaAACTTCACTCACAGATCAGGCCTTACTGAACATCAGAGAAtgcacacaggagagaggccctTTGAATGTCATGAGTGTGGAAAATGCTTCACTAGCAAATCAGTCCTTACTAAACATCAGCAAATCCACACAGGgaagaggccctatgaatgcaatgagtgtgggaaaaccttcataCGCAGCTCGCACCTTAttaggcatcagagaatccacacaggagagaggccatgtgaatgcagtgagtgtgggaaaagcttcactagcAGCTCAGCCCTTTCAgaacatcagaggatccacacaggggagaggccctatgaatgcagcgagtgtgggaaaaccttctcTTGGCACTCAGCCCATTTTAGGCATCAGAGAATCTGCAAGGGAGATCAACaccataaaaacctctagggcTATCAATTGGCTTAGACCTAAACTTTGTTGGCTCAGGCCTAAAACTTTGGTTGAGGCCTGTACAATAGTCATGATTACCCCCTTTTTATGGTTCTGGAGACAGGGTGAAGGAAAAGTACAAAAGCAGAACGTTCTGTAATCACTAGGCTTGCAAAATATAACTGCCCACGACTAGTGTTAGAGGAAGCTTATACCACAAAGGGCGAACTGTGAATAACAGGAAAGCTGGCTGGTGCTGTCTTCCTTTTATGGAAAGTGTATTCCAATTATTGGAAAAATGTCAACAAGgaatgtgacagacccaaactggtggggtacaggaatctggaagtagcccagggagttgtaactgtacaggaggcactatagacagctgcaatccacagggccctgggctggaacccagagtagagggcagtcctgggttcccccaaaacctctcaactcctgatcagacgcaggaggagctgacctagactgtggggaagatcactgaggtgagcaaatctgccaataagcgcaagaacccaccaaggtagaggaagaactttgtcacagcaagTATGTATTACtgattgtggttttttttgctATATAAGCTGTTGAAAAATCTGTATTTGGGGGGACTGCCAGTTTCCtggtaccccccaccccctttcatgCTTGAAAATAAAGGGGCCTCAGGCGATTCTGGTCCAAACACAATGCTTGGTCGTTTTTCCATGACAATCTTGGTGCTGTGACTCCGATCCACAGACTGTCACCGGACCAGAAAACCACGGACCATTCCCCACCGAACCCAACCAGAATATGACAGGTGAGAGACCTTTTAAATCTCTATTTGGGTTTTCGGTGGAGGACTGCCCATAGGCCCTGGGTCAGAGTGAGTAGCAAGCTGGATTTGGACCTTTGCTGCCAGACACGCCTGACATCCTTTTATCCATGGCTGTGGACCCTCGGAAGCTGTGGTCAAGAACTGAGGCTGAGAGTGGAGCTGTTGCTTGCTAGGGAGAGGGGTGCAAACAGGGGTAAGGGGGTCGAGactgagctgggagccagaggccCAGTCTGAGAGTGGGGTTGGAgaagagctgggacagagtgGGACTGAGTGGTGCTACCTCCATGGGGGCTGGCTCAGCCCCTGAGGTGCCCCAATGAATGTTCCTCTGTGTCCCCCTAGGAGTCATGCCCCAtattttggggaccactgaacccTACTCGCTAATCAGGGGCTAGTGAtgccaaagcccagggaaagggagaacaAGTGTGGGGTCCCCAGCACTGGAACCATGtgaaggggctgcaggagaggggcaaTGGCTGGTGGCACAGGGAGTTAAGGGCAAAGGGGGCACAGGAGGGGCAGGAGATAGGGGTGAAGAAGGTGCAAGGTTTGGGAGTGCAGGAGCTAGCAGTAAAGGGGGAGTGGGGATTgtccaggggcaatggggaagtGCCAAATACAAGCTTTGCCCAGGGCACTATTTTCCCTAATGCTGGTCTGAGCAAACAATTGGAAATGACcattcagtgagaacagaaccatAGTGTAGAAAAGCCCCTTTGTTAAGTGGTTGTGGCTGAGTGCTTAGGGAGATGGGTTAGAAAGCAGTGGGCATTTTTCT
This genomic interval carries:
- the LOC116839341 gene encoding uncharacterized protein LOC116839341 is translated as MYFLSENSEGPHGNHTQQEILKRKRKNTFSECGKNLSDYSVITKHQRICTGVRPYECSECGKCFTKISALSEHWRIHTGERPYECSECRKCFTKSSALSEHQRIHTGERPYECSECGKNFTYRSGLFNHQKIHTGESPYECCECGKTFKCSSALSEHQRIHTGEKPYECSECGKNFTQRAGLFLHQISHRGERPYVCNECGKTFSRSSHLIRHQRIHTGVRPYECSECGESFTNSSALSEHHRIHTGERPYECSECGKDFTRRSGLFQHLRIHTGERPYECSECGKTFTSSSALSEHQRIHTGERPYECSECGKRLNNSSDLSKHQRIHTGERPYECSECGKNFTHRSGLTEHQRMHTGERPFECHECGKCFTSKSVLTKHQQIHTGKRPYECNECGKTFIRSSHLIRHQRIHTGERPCECSECGKSFTSSSALSEHQRIHTGERPYECSECGKTFSWHSAHFRHQRICKGDQHHKNL